A DNA window from Janibacter sp. A1S7 contains the following coding sequences:
- a CDS encoding heterodisulfide reductase-related iron-sulfur binding cluster, with protein MSALQIVAIILGVGITIVGWGLLARAVKHFVTLFKLGQSTPSGERTADPGARTATLLREFLGHTRMSRLPVVAVAHWVTMISFGVLFLTLVQATGQLFDPHFVIPFISTFFLYEWITELFAMTGIITILMLMAIRQKQHPRSAAGEDGRRSRFFGSTFWQAYYVELTILGVGICIALLRGMEYALMSNTGDTEHASLLHFPLTAWLGSLFTGMSVEALETGIVVVALIKLIISYAWMITISLTPTMGVAWHRFLAFFNIYFKRHADGRTSLGELQPMMVDGKPFTMESMEEMDEDSTFGVGQVEDFTWKGLLDFSTCTECGRCQDQCPAWNTEKPLSPKMMMMALRDHAHAKAPYLAAAEGVSGALPSAGGARSQTKTGAVALADAPTEADGSVATAEPDAINWGEMALIGQTGYDPEHPLTAYNPHGPDVVIDEDALWSCTTCGACVEQCPVDIEHVDHFVDMRRYQTLIASAFPSELGGLFKKLESKGNPWGMGAKARMDWAKDLPFSVKVFGEDVESADEVDYLFWVGCAGAYEDRAKKTTRAVAELFDHAGVDFAVLGNGETCTGDSARRAGNEVLFQMLAEQNVETLNDVGATKIVVTCAHCFNTIKNEYPQLGGKYEVVHHTQLLNRLVREKKIAPVNRPDGPRKSSLKDVASTGPSVTYHDPCYLGRHNNVYAPPRELISALPGVELKEMERTKEKSFCCGAGGARMWMEEKLGSRINLNRTEEAIATGADRIAVGCPFCRVMLSDGLTAKQSEGASDDIEVVDVAQMLLASIKKTEAGSDGQTESEEQSEAEPKTAVPAPTEGTEAKGATPAPPSGTETAKTAAAVEEAGEDPKSVEGQETVADKNSAPSWETDASTPAESTAPTNDSAAAKNAAPSWETDASAPAAPSAETPTTSEDSVAAKNAAPSWETGGTAAAGTGAAGATSSEDEAPAEETQAPPSEATEAPAAEETEEAPSVAAQAEETEEAPSVAAQAEETEEAPSVAAQAEAPATATDDSDLAAKNAAPSWESGTPAPAAPATESPAQESAPEAPVEEAPVEEAPQEQTAPEAEAPQDEDTPADQPEAETPKAEAPAAESDLAAKNAAPSWESGGAADTGGTADAGADAGATSSEDEAAEAPSAEATEAPAAEQSAAPSAPAAADESDLAAKNAAPSWESGTPAPAAPATESPAQESAPEAPVEEAPVEEAPQEQTAPEAEAPQEQTAPEAEAPQDEDAPADQPEAEAPAAEPAAPSSDDPHLSDLAKKNAKPSWE; from the coding sequence ATGTCTGCCCTCCAGATCGTCGCGATCATCCTCGGGGTCGGGATCACCATCGTCGGATGGGGCCTGCTCGCTCGAGCCGTCAAGCACTTCGTCACCCTCTTCAAGCTCGGCCAATCGACCCCGAGCGGCGAGCGGACAGCGGACCCGGGGGCACGCACGGCCACGCTGCTGCGAGAGTTCCTCGGCCACACCAGGATGTCCCGCCTGCCGGTCGTCGCCGTCGCCCACTGGGTGACGATGATCTCGTTCGGGGTCCTCTTCCTGACTCTGGTCCAGGCGACGGGGCAGTTGTTCGACCCGCACTTCGTCATCCCGTTCATCAGCACGTTCTTCCTCTACGAGTGGATCACCGAGCTGTTCGCGATGACCGGCATCATCACGATCCTCATGCTGATGGCCATCCGTCAGAAGCAGCACCCACGCTCCGCTGCCGGCGAGGACGGCCGTCGCTCCCGCTTCTTCGGCTCCACCTTCTGGCAGGCCTACTACGTCGAGCTGACGATCCTCGGCGTCGGCATCTGCATCGCCCTGCTGCGCGGCATGGAGTACGCGCTGATGAGCAACACCGGCGACACCGAGCACGCGTCGCTGCTCCACTTCCCGCTGACCGCGTGGCTCGGCTCGCTCTTCACCGGCATGTCCGTGGAGGCGCTCGAGACCGGGATCGTCGTCGTCGCGCTGATCAAGCTGATCATCTCCTACGCGTGGATGATCACCATCTCGCTCACCCCGACGATGGGTGTCGCCTGGCACCGTTTCCTCGCGTTCTTCAACATCTACTTCAAGCGCCACGCCGACGGGCGCACCTCGCTGGGTGAGCTGCAGCCGATGATGGTGGACGGCAAGCCGTTCACCATGGAGTCGATGGAGGAGATGGACGAGGACTCCACCTTCGGCGTCGGTCAGGTCGAGGACTTCACCTGGAAGGGCCTGCTCGACTTCAGCACCTGCACCGAGTGCGGCCGCTGCCAGGACCAGTGCCCGGCGTGGAACACGGAAAAGCCCCTGTCACCGAAGATGATGATGATGGCGCTGCGCGACCACGCGCACGCCAAGGCGCCCTACCTGGCTGCCGCCGAGGGCGTCTCCGGTGCACTGCCGTCCGCCGGCGGTGCCCGGTCGCAGACCAAGACCGGTGCTGTCGCGCTGGCGGACGCGCCGACCGAGGCCGACGGCTCCGTCGCGACCGCCGAGCCGGACGCGATCAACTGGGGCGAGATGGCCCTCATCGGACAGACCGGGTACGACCCGGAGCACCCGCTGACTGCGTACAACCCGCACGGTCCGGACGTGGTCATCGACGAGGACGCACTGTGGTCATGCACCACCTGTGGCGCCTGCGTCGAGCAGTGCCCGGTGGACATCGAGCACGTCGACCACTTCGTCGACATGCGCCGATACCAGACGCTCATCGCGTCGGCCTTCCCGAGCGAGCTGGGTGGCCTGTTCAAGAAGCTCGAGTCGAAGGGCAACCCGTGGGGCATGGGCGCCAAGGCGCGCATGGACTGGGCGAAGGACCTCCCCTTCTCCGTCAAGGTCTTCGGGGAGGACGTGGAGTCCGCGGACGAGGTCGACTACCTCTTCTGGGTCGGCTGCGCCGGCGCCTACGAGGACCGCGCGAAGAAGACGACCCGTGCGGTGGCCGAGCTCTTCGACCACGCCGGCGTGGACTTCGCGGTCCTCGGCAACGGCGAGACGTGCACCGGTGACTCCGCCCGCCGCGCGGGCAACGAGGTGCTGTTCCAGATGCTCGCGGAGCAGAACGTCGAGACCCTCAACGACGTCGGCGCGACGAAGATCGTCGTCACCTGCGCCCACTGCTTCAACACGATCAAGAACGAGTACCCGCAGCTGGGCGGCAAGTACGAGGTGGTGCACCACACGCAGCTGCTCAACCGCCTGGTCCGCGAGAAGAAGATCGCGCCGGTCAACCGTCCCGATGGCCCCCGCAAGTCCTCCCTCAAGGACGTGGCGTCGACCGGTCCATCGGTCACGTACCACGACCCCTGCTACCTGGGACGTCACAACAACGTCTACGCCCCGCCGCGCGAGCTCATCAGCGCCCTGCCGGGCGTCGAGCTGAAGGAGATGGAGCGCACCAAGGAGAAGTCCTTCTGCTGTGGCGCCGGTGGCGCCCGCATGTGGATGGAGGAGAAGCTCGGCTCGCGGATCAACCTCAACCGTACCGAGGAGGCCATCGCGACCGGCGCCGACCGGATCGCCGTGGGTTGCCCCTTCTGCCGCGTGATGCTCTCCGACGGGCTGACCGCCAAGCAGTCCGAGGGCGCATCGGATGACATCGAGGTCGTCGACGTCGCCCAGATGCTGCTCGCCTCCATCAAGAAGACCGAGGCCGGGAGCGACGGCCAGACCGAGTCCGAGGAGCAGTCCGAGGCCGAGCCCAAGACCGCCGTCCCCGCCCCGACCGAGGGCACGGAGGCGAAGGGGGCGACCCCCGCCCCGCCGAGTGGGACCGAGACCGCCAAGACCGCCGCCGCGGTCGAGGAGGCAGGCGAGGACCCGAAGTCCGTCGAGGGCCAGGAGACCGTCGCCGACAAGAACTCGGCTCCCTCCTGGGAGACCGACGCGTCGACTCCGGCTGAGTCCACGGCCCCGACCAACGACTCAGCCGCCGCCAAGAACGCCGCCCCCTCCTGGGAGACCGACGCTTCTGCTCCGGCGGCTCCGTCCGCCGAGACCCCGACGACGTCCGAAGACTCTGTCGCGGCCAAGAACGCCGCCCCCTCCTGGGAGACGGGTGGCACCGCTGCCGCAGGTACCGGTGCTGCCGGCGCTACGTCCTCCGAGGACGAGGCACCGGCCGAGGAGACCCAGGCCCCGCCGTCCGAGGCCACCGAGGCACCGGCGGCCGAGGAGACCGAGGAGGCGCCGTCCGTGGCCGCTCAGGCCGAGGAGACCGAGGAGGCGCCGTCCGTGGCCGCTCAGGCCGAGGAGACCGAGGAGGCGCCGTCCGTGGCCGCTCAGGCCGAGGCACCTGCGACCGCCACGGACGACAGCGACCTTGCCGCCAAGAACGCCGCTCCCTCCTGGGAGTCCGGCACTCCAGCACCTGCCGCTCCGGCGACCGAGTCACCGGCGCAGGAGTCGGCACCTGAGGCGCCAGTCGAGGAGGCACCCGTCGAGGAGGCACCGCAGGAGCAGACCGCCCCCGAGGCGGAAGCCCCGCAGGACGAGGACACCCCGGCCGACCAGCCGGAGGCCGAGACCCCGAAGGCGGAGGCACCCGCGGCCGAGAGCGACCTTGCCGCCAAGAACGCCGCTCCCTCCTGGGAGTCCGGTGGCGCCGCTGACACCGGTGGCACCGCTGACGCAGGTGCCGATGCTGGCGCTACGTCCTCTGAGGACGAGGCCGCCGAGGCACCGTCGGCCGAGGCTACCGAGGCACCGGCAGCCGAGCAGTCAGCTGCCCCGAGTGCTCCGGCCGCCGCGGACGAGAGCGACCTTGCCGCCAAGAACGCCGCTCCCTCCTGGGAGTCCGGCACTCCAGCACCTGCCGCTCCGGCGACCGAGTCACCGGCGCAGGAGTCGGCACCTGAGGCGCCAGTCGAGGAGGCACCCGTCGAGGAGGCACCGCAGGAGCAGACCGCCCCCGAGGCGGAAGCCCCGCAGGAGCAGACCGCCCCCGAGGCGGAAGCCCCGCAGGACGAGGACGCCCCGGCCGACCAGCCGGAGGCCGAGGCCCCGGCGGCCGAACCGGCGGCTCCCTCCTCGGACGACCCGCACCTGTCCGACCTGGCAAAGAAGAACGCCAAGCCGTCCTGGGAGTGA
- a CDS encoding SPW repeat protein codes for MHKWTRWQDWVALVAGAVALLAPLVATTDTRTTWTMVILGGLTVLASAYSLYTPGERDTMSEGSHAVLGVLLFIAPWVMGFAAMSGLAWTAWVTGVVTFIVGVMALPQVSARTHRPAASH; via the coding sequence ATGCACAAGTGGACTCGATGGCAGGACTGGGTGGCCCTCGTCGCCGGTGCGGTCGCGTTGCTCGCCCCTCTGGTCGCCACGACCGACACACGCACGACGTGGACGATGGTCATCCTCGGTGGACTGACCGTGCTCGCGTCGGCCTACTCCCTCTACACCCCCGGTGAGCGGGACACGATGAGCGAGGGGTCACACGCCGTCCTCGGGGTGCTGCTCTTCATCGCCCCATGGGTCATGGGCTTCGCCGCCATGAGCGGCCTCGCCTGGACCGCGTGGGTCACCGGTGTCGTCACGTTCATCGTCGGCGTGATGGCGCTCCCCCAGGTCAGCGCTCGCACACACCGCCCGGCCGCCTCGCACTAG
- a CDS encoding TetR/AcrR family transcriptional regulator, with product MGTSASRRDRILDAAEEQFAGDGFAATGTTAIADGAGVPKGLVFYYFPRKIDILRALLAERLPSHPLCEPTEVTRHGDPVASLVGLARTLGLGRHESIVLRTIIWRESGTHPEVREHLKVLRENVLELTEQVLDAAIEHTIDPVLRRQAAQTFVAVVMDEANTQRFEGTGPDVAGAARVISSALTSDPA from the coding sequence GTGGGCACGTCGGCCTCGCGCCGTGATCGCATCCTCGACGCGGCCGAGGAACAGTTCGCCGGTGACGGATTCGCCGCCACCGGCACCACCGCGATCGCGGACGGGGCCGGCGTGCCCAAAGGCCTGGTTTTCTACTACTTCCCGCGCAAGATCGACATCCTTCGAGCACTCCTGGCCGAGCGCCTCCCGTCCCATCCCCTCTGCGAGCCGACCGAGGTGACTCGGCACGGCGACCCCGTTGCCTCACTCGTCGGGCTCGCCCGCACGCTCGGGCTGGGACGGCACGAGTCGATCGTCCTGCGCACGATCATCTGGCGTGAGTCCGGGACCCACCCTGAGGTGCGTGAGCACCTGAAGGTCCTGCGCGAGAACGTCCTCGAGCTCACCGAGCAGGTCCTCGACGCCGCGATCGAGCACACGATCGACCCCGTGCTGCGCCGCCAGGCCGCCCAGACCTTCGTCGCCGTGGTGATGGACGAGGCAAACACGCAGCGCTTCGAGGGCACGGGCCCCGACGTCGCCGGCGCGGCTCGAGTCATCAGCAGCGCGCTCACCTCCGACCCGGCCTGA
- a CDS encoding GNAT family N-acetyltransferase: MEWTTHPVTPDRFEDFGDVINPRRRQSHCWCLSHRLAAPQIEELGEGSREQAARRLCERDVPPGVVTYLDGTPVGWCNIGARTDIPRLVRSTKIHPVDDVPVWSIICVVVRSGHRKKGVTRHLIDGAVEFAASHGAPAIEAYPVDPQGRMDLTMAFVGTRSMFESAGFEVIGSTDAVASKMPRLVMRRTL; the protein is encoded by the coding sequence ATGGAATGGACCACGCACCCGGTCACACCCGACCGGTTCGAGGACTTCGGCGACGTCATCAACCCGCGTCGCCGCCAGAGCCACTGCTGGTGCCTGTCCCACCGCCTCGCCGCACCGCAGATCGAGGAGCTCGGCGAAGGCAGCCGAGAGCAAGCCGCGCGGCGACTGTGCGAGCGCGACGTCCCTCCGGGTGTCGTGACCTACCTCGACGGCACGCCCGTGGGGTGGTGCAACATCGGCGCCCGCACCGACATCCCGAGGCTGGTCCGTTCGACGAAGATCCACCCCGTCGACGACGTCCCGGTGTGGAGCATCATCTGCGTCGTCGTCCGCAGCGGGCACCGCAAGAAGGGGGTGACCCGCCACCTCATCGACGGCGCGGTCGAGTTCGCCGCGTCCCACGGCGCACCAGCAATCGAGGCCTACCCCGTTGACCCGCAGGGACGGATGGACCTGACGATGGCCTTCGTCGGGACGAGGTCGATGTTCGAGAGCGCCGGCTTCGAAGTCATCGGCAGCACGGACGCCGTCGCCTCGAAGATGCCGCGCCTGGTGATGCGCCGGACGCTCTAG